The Streptomyces sp. WZ-12 genome segment CGGCAACCCCGGCGGCGACAGCCCCGAGCAGCCGAGTGACCCCACGCCGGACACCGGTTCGGAGAAGTCCGGGCCCTCCGGCTCAGGTGAGAAAGTGGACCGTTGATAGACGACGGGGCCGGATGGCCGGCTACGGATGAGGTGGGGCAGCGATGAATGCGCCGTATGACGGTGGCCGCGGCCGGGGCTCGCATGGCGATCCCTCGGGGGCGGTCCCTCCGACGCCGCCGTTGCCCGCGGACCAGGACCCCTACGTCCAGGACGCCTACCGCAACGACCCGCAGCAGGCACCGGCCCCGACGGCCCAGGACCCGGCCGGCGCGGCGCCGTATGACCACGCCGCGCACCCGGCCCCCTCGGGACCGCCCGCCAACCCGCTCTACCAGCAGCAGCCCGACCCGCAGCAGTGGCCCACGCCCGCACCGGCGCAGCCACAGGGGCCGGTCCAGGACCTGTCGCAGGGCGACCCCGACGCGACGGTGCAGTTCGCCGGCGGCGACGCGCTGATGGCCCAGGGCGCCGACGAGCGCCCCGAGCGGGACGCGTTCGCGCACCTCTTCCGGGACCAGCAGCAGCCGTACCAGCCGCCGCGCCCCGCGCCGGCCCCCATGGCCCAGCAGGCACCGGCGGCGGCTCCCGGCCCGGAGCCGATGACCCAACAGGCCGTCGAAGAAGCCGAACCCGAGCCCGCCCCGGTCGCGGCGGCCGGCAAGCAGTCCGGCGGCCGCGCCTCCGGGCTGCTGAAGTCCAGCGCGGTGATGGCCGCCGGCACGATGGTGTCCCGGCTCACCGGCTTCGTCCGCTCCGCGCTGATCGTCGCGGCGCTCGGCGGCGCGGTGCTCGGTGACTCCTGGCAGGTCGCCTACCAGCTACCGACGATGATCTTCATCCTGACCATCGGCGGCGGCCTGAACTCCGTCTTCGTCCCGCAGCTCGTCCGCGCGATGAAGGAGGACGAGGACGGCGGCGAGGCGTATGCCAACCGGCTGCTCACCCTCGTCGTCGTCGTCCTGGGCGTGCTGACGATACTGGCGGTCTTCGCCGCACCCCTGCTGGTCAAACTGGTCTCGTTCGACATCTCCCGCGACCCGGCGGCCAACGAGGTCGCGGTCGCCTTCACCCGCTACTGCGTGCCCACGATCTTCTTCATGGGCCTGCACGTCGTCATGGGCCAGATCCTCAACGCCCGCGGCCGCTTCGGCGCGATGATGTGGACCCCGGTCCTCAACAACATCGTCATGATCGCCACCTTCGGCCTGTTCATCTGGGTCTACGGCACGGCGAAGACCTCCCACATCGGCGTCACCACCATCCCCGACGCCGGCATCCGACTGCTCGGCATCGGCACGCTCCTCGGCCTGGTGGTCCAGGCGCTGGCGATGATCCCGTACCTGCGCGACGCCGACTTCAAGCTCCGCCTCCGGTTCGACTGGCGCGGCCACGGCCTGGGCAAGGCCGCCAAGCTGGCCAAGTGGACGGTGCTGTTCGTCCTCGCCAACCAGGCGGGCGTGCTGGTCGTCACCCAGCTCTCCACCTGGGCCGGCAAGACCGCCGACCACCAGGGCCACCCGGGCACCGGCTTCATCTCCTACGCCAGCGCCCAGCTGATCTGGAACATGCCGCAGGCGATCATCACCGTCTCCGTCATGGCCGCGCTGCTGCCCCGACTGGCGCGCTCCGCTCACGACGGCGACACCGGCGCGGTCCGGGACGACATGTCACAGGGCCTGCGCACGTCAGCCGTGGCCATCGTCCCGATCTCGTTCGGGTTCCTCTCCCTCGGCATCCCGCTCTGCACGCTGGTCTACGGCTCGTCCGGCGCCGGCATCCCCATGGGCTACATGCTGATGGCCTTCGGCGTGGGCCTGATCCCGTTCTCGGTGCAGTACGTCGTCCTGCGCGCCTTCTACGCGTACGAGGACACCCGCACCCCCTTCTACAACACGGTGATCGTCGCCGGCGTCAACGCCGCGGCCTCCGCCCTCTGCTTCCTGGTCCTGCCCGCCCGCTGGGCCGTGGTGGGCATGGCGGCGTCCTACGGGCTCGCCTACGTCATCGGTGTCGGCGTCGCCTGGCGTCGCCTGAGCAAGCGGATGGGCGGCGACCTGGACACCCCGCACGTCGTGCGGACCTACGCGCGGCTGGCCGGCGCCAGCATCCCGGCCACGATCGTTTCCGGCGCCCTGGTGTACGTGCTGATGCAGGCGCTCGGCACCGGCTTCGTCGGCTCACTCGCCGCGCTCATCGCCGGCGCCGCCGCACTTCTGGCCGTCTTCTACCTCGCCGCCCGAAAAATGCGGATCGAGGAGCTCAACGCCCTGGTGGGCATGGTCAGGTCCAAGCTGGGACGCTGACCGGGCACAACCATCGGCTGCCACCGTGTGTCGTGCATAGTGGCGGACTGTGGGCACAATTGTCTTGGCTCATTGAGCCTGCAACGGATGGGGAGGCAGGAACGACGGTGGCGGAACGGAGCACGGCTGCCGTCGACGTGGCCGACACGAGCGGCGAGGAGCCGCTGACCGCCAAGGCGGGGCGGGCCACGGACGACGGTGCAAAGGCCGAGAAGGTATCCGGCAAGGAAAAGGACGCCGCACGCACCGACGAGAAAGGTGCCCAGGCGACCGATTCCAAGCCACCGGAACTCCACAGCGGTCACAAGCTGGCGAGACGCTACCGCCTCGAAGAGTGCGTCACCCGTCTGGACGGATTCAGTAGCTGGCGCGCCGTCGACGAGAAGCTCCGCCGGGCCGTCGGCGTGCACGTGCTGCCCGCCGACCACCCTCGCGCCCGTCCGGTGCTTTCCGCCGCCCGGGCCTCCGCGCTCCTCGGCGATCCCCGTTTCGTGCAGGTCCTCGACGCCGTCGAGGACAGCGACCTCGTCTACGTCGTCCACGAGTGGCTGCCGGACGCCACCGAACTGGCCACCGTCCTGGCCAACGGCCCGCTCGAACCCCACGACGCCTACCAACTCGTCAGCCAGGTCTCGCAGGCCATGACCGCCGCCCACCGCGAGGGTCTGGCCCATCTGCGACTCACCCCGAGCTCGGTGCTGCGCACGGAATCCGGGCAGTACCGCATCCGCGGCCTCGCCGTCATGGCGGCGCTCCGCGGCATCACCTGCGAGCACCCGCAGCGCACGGACACCGAGGCCATCGGCGCCCTCCTGTACGCCGCCCTCACCCAACGCTGGCCGTACGAGAACGACGCCTACGGCCTCGCCGGCCTCCCCAAGGGCGTCGGCCTGATCGCGCCCGACCAGGTGCGCGCGGGCGTCCACCGGGGGCTGTCCGAGCTCGCCATGCGTGCGCTGGTCAACGACGGGGCCACCGCGTCCCGCCAGGAGCCGCCGTGCACCACCCCGGAAGAGCTGGCCAAGGCCGTCGCGGCGATGCCGCGCATCCGTCCTCCGGAGACGGCGTTCTCGACGCCCCCGCCATACCAGCGCACGGGCTACCAGCAGGGCTCCTACGGACAGCCGGCGACCCGCAACGGTCAGCCCACCCGGGCGACGCAGCCCGTCGCCGCGCCACCGCCCCCGCTCCAGAGCCGCACCGGCAAGGCGCTGAAGTGGTCGGTCTCCGCGCTGTTGATCGCGGCGCTGGGCCTGGGCAGTTGGCAGTTGGCGGACACCCTGCTGAAGCGCGAGGGCGACCAGGACGCCTCCGGGAACTCGCAGAGCGCAGGCGGAGCCGCCAAGAAGCCGACCGGCAAGCCGATCAAGATCGAGGACGGCGCCGAGTACTACCCGGACGGCCAGCCGCAGCACCCCGAGCAGGCGAGGGCCACCTACGACGGAGACCCCTCGACCTTCTGGCGCAGCAAGAGCTTCCTTGAAGGCCCCGACCTGAACCCGGCCTTCAAGAAGGGCGTCGGGCTGGTCTACGACCTCGGCTCGGAGCAGCAGGTGAGCAGCGCGTCGATCGGGCTGCGCTACAGCGGCAACCACACGACGGTGACCCTCTACGCCGCCCACTCCCTCTCACCGTCCGAACCGCTGAGCTCCATGCGGGAGCTCGGTACGGCCAAGACGTCGGGAACCACCGCCAAGGTCTCGCTGAAGTCACCGACGAAGGCGCGGTACGTCGTCGTGTGGATGACCGCGATGCCCTACTCGGAGGCCGACCCCGAGTCCTACAGCAAGGCCGGTTACAAGCAGGGCGTGACCGAGGTCTCCTTCACCGGCTGAGCACGCTCGCCTTTCGAGAGGGGCGTGGGTACGGGTTCCGTTCGACCGACAGGTCGGACCCCTATCCACGCCCCTCCCTCCATCGAGATCATTTCCGGTCGGCAAGGTGTCTTTCCCAGCATTTACTTTCCTCATCCGGCCGGCTTCAATGGGACCGAGATCAGGCAGCTACGGCCGGGGGGCCCGTGTCCACCGACAGCGACAAGGCTTCGACACCAACCGACGCCGATCTCCTTGCGCTGCACGTAAAGGGCGACCCCGATGCGTTCGGAGAGATCGTCCGCCGTCACCGCGACCGGCTCTGGGCCGTGGCCTTACGCACCCTCAGCGATCGCGAGGAAGCCGCCGACGCAGTGCAGGACGCGCTGGTCTCCGCCTATCGCGCCGCCCACACCTTCCGCGGCCAGTCGGCCGTGACGACCTGGCTGCACCGCATCACGGTCAACGCCTGCCTGGACCGGGCCCGCAAGACCGCGTCCCGACGCACCTCTCCGGTAGCCGAGACCGAGCGCCTGGAGCAGCTCCTCGAACCCGAAGAGTCCGCTGCTCTCCCGGCCGAGCGCCAGGACGTGCACCGCGAACTGCTCATCGCGCTGCGCACACTCCCCGAGGAACAGCGCGCCGCTCTCGTACTCGTCGATATGCAGGGGTACTCCGTCGCGGAGGCTGCCGCGATCCTCGATGTCCCGACCGGAACGGTGAAAAGCCGCTGCTCGCGTGGGCGCGCGCGTCTGCTGCCGTTGGTCACCCATCTGCGCGACGACGACGGGGATAGCGATCCCAAGAGCGGGGGAAGGAACTGGGCGCAGGGGACATCCGTCCCACCGACGGCAGGACCGAAGGGCACAGGTGCCGTGAAGGGCGGAGGTGGGCGAGCGTGACGTCGACGACCGACGCAGGCGAGCACCCAGAGGTCGCTGAGATTTCCG includes the following:
- the murJ gene encoding murein biosynthesis integral membrane protein MurJ, with amino-acid sequence MNAPYDGGRGRGSHGDPSGAVPPTPPLPADQDPYVQDAYRNDPQQAPAPTAQDPAGAAPYDHAAHPAPSGPPANPLYQQQPDPQQWPTPAPAQPQGPVQDLSQGDPDATVQFAGGDALMAQGADERPERDAFAHLFRDQQQPYQPPRPAPAPMAQQAPAAAPGPEPMTQQAVEEAEPEPAPVAAAGKQSGGRASGLLKSSAVMAAGTMVSRLTGFVRSALIVAALGGAVLGDSWQVAYQLPTMIFILTIGGGLNSVFVPQLVRAMKEDEDGGEAYANRLLTLVVVVLGVLTILAVFAAPLLVKLVSFDISRDPAANEVAVAFTRYCVPTIFFMGLHVVMGQILNARGRFGAMMWTPVLNNIVMIATFGLFIWVYGTAKTSHIGVTTIPDAGIRLLGIGTLLGLVVQALAMIPYLRDADFKLRLRFDWRGHGLGKAAKLAKWTVLFVLANQAGVLVVTQLSTWAGKTADHQGHPGTGFISYASAQLIWNMPQAIITVSVMAALLPRLARSAHDGDTGAVRDDMSQGLRTSAVAIVPISFGFLSLGIPLCTLVYGSSGAGIPMGYMLMAFGVGLIPFSVQYVVLRAFYAYEDTRTPFYNTVIVAGVNAAASALCFLVLPARWAVVGMAASYGLAYVIGVGVAWRRLSKRMGGDLDTPHVVRTYARLAGASIPATIVSGALVYVLMQALGTGFVGSLAALIAGAAALLAVFYLAARKMRIEELNALVGMVRSKLGR
- a CDS encoding serine/threonine protein kinase, giving the protein MAERSTAAVDVADTSGEEPLTAKAGRATDDGAKAEKVSGKEKDAARTDEKGAQATDSKPPELHSGHKLARRYRLEECVTRLDGFSSWRAVDEKLRRAVGVHVLPADHPRARPVLSAARASALLGDPRFVQVLDAVEDSDLVYVVHEWLPDATELATVLANGPLEPHDAYQLVSQVSQAMTAAHREGLAHLRLTPSSVLRTESGQYRIRGLAVMAALRGITCEHPQRTDTEAIGALLYAALTQRWPYENDAYGLAGLPKGVGLIAPDQVRAGVHRGLSELAMRALVNDGATASRQEPPCTTPEELAKAVAAMPRIRPPETAFSTPPPYQRTGYQQGSYGQPATRNGQPTRATQPVAAPPPPLQSRTGKALKWSVSALLIAALGLGSWQLADTLLKREGDQDASGNSQSAGGAAKKPTGKPIKIEDGAEYYPDGQPQHPEQARATYDGDPSTFWRSKSFLEGPDLNPAFKKGVGLVYDLGSEQQVSSASIGLRYSGNHTTVTLYAAHSLSPSEPLSSMRELGTAKTSGTTAKVSLKSPTKARYVVVWMTAMPYSEADPESYSKAGYKQGVTEVSFTG
- the sigM gene encoding RNA polymerase sigma factor SigM, with protein sequence MSTDSDKASTPTDADLLALHVKGDPDAFGEIVRRHRDRLWAVALRTLSDREEAADAVQDALVSAYRAAHTFRGQSAVTTWLHRITVNACLDRARKTASRRTSPVAETERLEQLLEPEESAALPAERQDVHRELLIALRTLPEEQRAALVLVDMQGYSVAEAAAILDVPTGTVKSRCSRGRARLLPLVTHLRDDDGDSDPKSGGRNWAQGTSVPPTAGPKGTGAVKGGGGRA